The sequence GGTGGCGGGCCTGTGCGAGAAAGTCGGCGCGGACGTCAGCGAGGTGGCGCGCGGCATGGGCATGGACATCCGCATCGGCGCCGGGTTCCTTCAGGCGGGCGTCGGCTGGGGCGGCAGCTGCTTTCCCAAGGACGTCCTGGCCCTCCAGGCGGTCGCCGCGGAGTACGGGTACACCCTGCCGATCGTGCAGGCGGCCGGGGAGGTCAACCGCCGCCAGCGGGCGCACATGCTTGAGCGCCTCCAGGACGCACTGAAGGTCCTGCGGGGGCGTCAGGTGGCGGTGCTGGGCCTGACCTTCAAGCCCGGCACCAGCGACCTGCGCGAGTCGCCGGGCCTGGACCTCATCCAGCAGCTGCTGCGCCGGGGCGCGCACGTACGCGCGCACGACCCGGTCGCGCTGAGCGGCGCGCAGGCGCTGTACCCGGACCTGGACCTGGACTGGACGCCCAGCGTCGAGGCGGCCCTGAGCGGCGCGGACGCCGTGCTGCTGGCCACGGCGTGGCCGGAGTACCTGCACCTGGACTGGCTGGACCTGACGCGCCGCATGCGGACCCGCGTGGTGCTGGACGGCCGCAACGCGCTGCCCGCCGAACTGCTGCGCCAGGACGGCGTGGCGTACATGGGCGTGGGCCGATGAGCGCCGAGGATCTGTTCCGGTCGCACGCGCTGGTCACCGGGGGCGCGGGCTTCATCGGCAGTCACCTCGTGGACCGGCTGCTGGCCGAGGGGTGGCGGGTGACGGTGATCGACAATTTCGACCCGTTCTACGATCCGGCCATCAAGCGGCGGAACGTGGCCGAGCATCTGAACCACCCGGCGTACCAGCTGATCCCGGCGGACCTGCGCACCGACCCGGCCGAGCTGAGGCGGGCCATCCGCGGGGACGTGCACGTGTGCGTGCACCTGGCGGCGCTGGCGGGCGTGCGGCCCTCGTTCGCGCGGCCCACCGAGTACCTGGACGTGAACGTGGTCGGCACGCAGAACATGCTGGAACTGGCGCGGGCGCTGGGGGTGCGGCAATTCATCTTCGCGTCGTCCAGCAGCGTGTACGGCACGTGCCCGTCGGTGCCCTGGCGGGAGGACGAGCGGAACCTGCACCCGATTAGTCCGTACGCGGCGAGCAAACTCAGCGGTGAGCTGCTGGGGCAGGTGTGCGCGCACGTGTACGGCATCCGGTTCGTGGCGCTGCGGTTTTTCACGGTGTACGGCCCCCGGCAGCGGCCGGACCTGGCCATTCACGCGTTCGCGCGGCGGATGCTCAACGGGCAGCCCATCAACGTGTTCGGCAACGGGCACAGCCGGCGTGACTACACGTACGTGCGGGACATCGTGGACGGGATCGTGCAGGCCATCGAGTACGACCTGGAGCTGTTCAAGGTCATCAACCTGGGCAACAACCACACCATCAGCCTGATGGACATGATCGAGGTGCTTGAGGACGTGCTGGGCGTGCGCGCGCACCTGCGACACCTGCCCGAGCAGTTCGGGGACGTGCCGCAGACCTGGGCGGACGTGGAGGTCGCGCGCCGGCTGCTGGGGTACGCGCCGCGCACGCAGTTCTACGACGGGGTGCAGGCGTTCATGACGTGGTTGCGTGAGGATCTGGCGCTCAGTCCCCTACCGCAGCCGCACTCGGGGAGCAGCGCGTGAAGGGCGGGCGCACGGCGCTGTTCCTGCCCGGCCTGCACGGCGGGGGCGCGGAGCGCGTGATGGTGCAGCTGGCGGCGTCGCTGGCCGCGCGGGGGCAGGCGGTGGACCTGGTGGTCGCCTCGGCGGTCGGGCCGTACCTGAAAGACGTTCCGCCGCAGGTGCGGCTGGTGGATCTGCGCGCGGGCCGGGTTGTACTGTCCCTGCCGCGCCTGGTGGCGTACCTGCGCCGCACGCGGCCGCGGGTGCTGCTGTCCACGCTGGAACACGCCAACGTCGCAGCGGTCCTGGCCGGGCGGATGACCGGCGTGCCGGTGGTGCTGCGCGAGGCGAACGTCCTGCACCGCAGCGCCGCCGGCCTGCGGGCGCGGCTGCTGCCCGCCCTGATGCGCGCCGCCTACCCGCGCGCGCAGCACGTGGTGGCCGTGTCGGGCAGCGTGGCGCAGAGCCTGCGCACGCTGGGCGTCCCGCCCGGCCAGGTCAGCGTGATCGACAATCCCGTCATCACGGCGCAGTTCCCGGCGCTGCTGGCCGCGCCCCTGGACGACCCGTGGTTCCAGCCCGGAAGCCCGCCGGTGGTGCTGGGCGCGGGGCGGCTGGAGCTGCAGAAGGATTTCGCCACGCTGATCCGGGCGTTCGCGCAGGTCCGGGCGGCGCGCCCAGCGCGTCTGATCATCCTGGGTGAGGGCCAGGACCGCGGGCCGCTGGAGGCCCTGATCCATGAGCTGGGCGTGCAGGACGACGTGCGCCTGCCCGGATTCCGGGCGGACATCCTGGCGTTCATGGCGCGGGCGCACACCTTCGCGCTGACCTCCCAGTTCGAGGGTCTGCCCGGCACCCTGATTCAGGCGCTGGCGGCCGGGTGCGCGGCCGTGGCGACCGACGCGCCGGGCGGCTCGCGGGAGGTCTTGCAGGGCGGCTCGCACGGGCACCTGGTGCCGGTGGGGGACGTGTCGGCGCTGGCCTCGGCGCTGCACGCCACGCTGGACCGCCCCCGCCCGGGCCCGCCGGGAGGCGGGGCTCTGGACCGCTACCGCGAGGAGGTGTCCGCCGAGCAGTACGTGCGCGTGCTGGACCGCGCCGCGGCCGGGAACCCGCCCGGGTGTGCGGAGCGGCACCTGGCGCTGCTCGTGACCAGCCTCTCGTACGGGGGCGCGCAGACGCAGGTGGTTGAACTGGCCCGGCGGTTCCGGGCGCGCGGCTGGCGCGTGACGCTGCTGTCCATGCTGCCGCCCGAGGCCTTCGAAGAGGACCTGCGCCGCAGCGGCATCGAGGTGGTCTCGCTGAACATGCGCCGCGGGGTGCCCAGCGTCCGCGCGTGGTGGCAGCTGGTGCGCTGGCTGCGGCGCGAGCGGCCCAGCACGCTGCACAGCCACATGGTGCACGCCAACCTGCTGGCACGCCTGGCGCGGCGGCCCGGCCGGGTCGGGCAGCTGATCTGCACCGCGCACAACATCATCGAGGGCGGGCGGACCCGTGAACTGGCGTACCGGCTCACCGATCCATGGTGCGACCTGACCACGAACGTCAGCCGGGCGGCCACGCAGCGGTACGTGCAGGTGGGCGCCGTGCCCGCCGGTCAGATCCTGTACGTGCCCAACGGTGTGGACCCGGCCACGTTCCGCCCCGACCCGCGGCGCCGCCACGAGACCCGCGCGGCCCTGAAGCTGGGCGGCGCGTTCACGTGGCTGGCTGTGGGCCGCTTCGAGGACGCCAAGGATTACCCCAACCTGCTGCGCGCGTTCGCGCAGGTGCAGGCGGGGGCGCCCGGCGCGCAGCTGCTGCTGGTCGGCGATGGCCCCACCCGCCCGGCCGCGCAGGCCCAGGTGCGCGACCTGGGTCTGAACGCCCACGTGCAGTTCCTGGGCCTGCGCGGGGACGTGCCGGCCCTGATGAACGCCGCGGACGGGTACGTGCTGTCGTCCCGCTGGGAGGGGCTCCCGATGGTGCTGCTGGAAGCGCTGGCGAGCGGGCTGCCCATCGTGACGACCGACGTGGGCGGCACCCGTGAACTGGTGCGGCCGGGCGGCGGCCTGCTGGTGCCGCCCATGGACAGCGGCGCGCTGGCCCGCGCGATGCTGCACCTGATGACCCTGCCCGCCGAGCAGCGCGCCCGCTGGAGCGAGCAGGGCCTGCACCTGATGCAGGAGGAGTACGCCATCGACGAGGTGGTTCGCACGTGGGAGGGCCTGTACGAGTCCCGCGCCGGAGGGCACCATGCCTAAACTGCTGATGGTCACCACGATTCCCGAGACGCTGGAGTCGTTCCTGCTGCCCTACGCGCTGCATTTCCGGCAGAGCGGCTGGCAGGTGGACGCCCTGGCCGGCGGGTCCTTCGAGCCCTTCCCCTGGCGCGAGACGCATTTTCATCACACGCATCAGGTCACGTGGTCGCGCTCGCCGCTGCACGCCGGGAATTTCCTGGGCACGCCGGGCCGCATCCGGCAGCTGGTGCGGCGCGAGGGGTACGACATCGTGCACGTGCACACGCCCGTCGCGGCGTTCGTGACTCGCATGGCCCTGGGCAGCCTGCCGCGCGCGCAGCGCCCGCGGGTGGTGTACACCGCGCACGGCTTTCACTTCCACCCGAAGGGCCGCCCGCTGCGCAACGCGGCGTTCGTCACGCTGGAGTGGCTGGCGGGGCACTTCACGGATGACCTGGTCGTCATGAGCGAGGCGGATGAGGCGGCCGCCCGGGCGTTCGGGCTCGTGCCGCGCGGGCACCTGCACCGCATGCCTGGGATCGGCCTGGACCTTCAGCACTACAGCGCCGAGCCACTCCCCCCGGCCGCCCTGGTGGACGCCCGGCGCGGCTGGGGGGAAGGCGGCCGCCCGTACCTGCTGGCCGTGGCGGAATTCATTCCCCGCAAGCGGCACGCGGACCTCCTGACCGCGTTCGCGCGGCTCGGTCCGGAGTGGCCGCAGTTGCAGCTGGCGCTGGCCGGGCGGGGCGCGCTGGAAGCTGACCTGCGCGCGCAGGTGCAGGCGCTGGGCCTCACGGACCGGGTGCATTTCCTGGGGTTCAGGCGGGACATTCCCGCGCTCCTTCAGGGCGCGGCGGCCGTGGTCCTGACCAGCGAGCAGGAGGGCCTGCCGCGCTGCCTGCTGGAAGCCATGAGCGCCGGGACGCCCATCGTGGCAACCCGCATCCGGGGCGTGGTGGACCTCCTCGAGGGGCAGCTGGGCCTGATGTACGACGTTGGGGACGTGAACGCGCTGGAGGCGGCCCTGCGGGACGTGCTGCGCGACCCGGCAGCCGCGCAGGCCCGCGCCCAGGCGGCCCGGGCAGGCATGCTGCGCTACGACGTGCAGCACCTGATTCAGCTGCACGAACACCTGTACGCGTCAGCGCCCGCCACCGTGCGCGCCGGGGTGCGCCATGCCTAGCGCCGCCCGGTCCCCCGATCCGTACCGGGGCAAACGGCTGCTGGACGTGCTGGTGGCCGGCACGCTGCTGCTGCTGACCTGGCCGGTCCTGCTGCTCATCGCGCTGGCCGTGCGGGTGCAGCTGGGGTCACCCGTGCTGTTCCGGCAGGTGCGGCCCGGGTTTCAGGGCGCACCGTTCACCCTGCTGAAATTCCGGACCATGCGGGACCTGCGGGACGCCAGCGGCGAACTTCTGCCGGACGCCGCACGGCTCAGCCGCTTCGGGCAGTGGCTGCGGGCCACGTCCCTGGACGAACTGCCCGAACTGCTGAACGTGCTGCGTGGGGACATGAGCCTGATCGGCCCCCGGCCGCTGCTGCTGGAGTACCTGCCCCGCTACGACCGCGAGCAGGCCCGCCGGCACGACGTCCGCCCGGGCCTGACCGGCTGGGCCCAGGTGAACGGCCGCCACGAGCTGAGCTGGGAGGACCGCTTCACGTTGGACGTGTGGTACGTCACGCACGCCAGCCTGCTCCTCGACCTGCGCATCGCCCTGCGCACGGCCACGCAGATCTCCCGGCGCGCCGGGGTCCGCCCGGCCGGCCATCCAGACACCACTGACTTTCTCGGGACCGCCCCGCACCTGTCACGCCAGCTGGTGCCCGCCCCCTCTCACCAAAGGACTCAGCCATGACGTACGCCATGCCCCTGCCCACTGAACCGGACGTTCGACTCCAACCTGACCTGCAGATGGCCGCGGCGGACATCAATGAGGATGACATCCAGGCGGTCATGGGCGTGCTGCGTTCCGGGCGCCTGGCCCTGGGGGACTGGGCGGGCATCTTCGAGCAGCGCGTGGCGGAGTTCGTGGGGGTCCGGCACGCCATCTGCGTGAATTCCGGGACGGCGG is a genomic window of Deinococcus radiotolerans containing:
- a CDS encoding glycosyltransferase, with protein sequence MKGGRTALFLPGLHGGGAERVMVQLAASLAARGQAVDLVVASAVGPYLKDVPPQVRLVDLRAGRVVLSLPRLVAYLRRTRPRVLLSTLEHANVAAVLAGRMTGVPVVLREANVLHRSAAGLRARLLPALMRAAYPRAQHVVAVSGSVAQSLRTLGVPPGQVSVIDNPVITAQFPALLAAPLDDPWFQPGSPPVVLGAGRLELQKDFATLIRAFAQVRAARPARLIILGEGQDRGPLEALIHELGVQDDVRLPGFRADILAFMARAHTFALTSQFEGLPGTLIQALAAGCAAVATDAPGGSREVLQGGSHGHLVPVGDVSALASALHATLDRPRPGPPGGGALDRYREEVSAEQYVRVLDRAAAGNPPGCAERHLALLVTSLSYGGAQTQVVELARRFRARGWRVTLLSMLPPEAFEEDLRRSGIEVVSLNMRRGVPSVRAWWQLVRWLRRERPSTLHSHMVHANLLARLARRPGRVGQLICTAHNIIEGGRTRELAYRLTDPWCDLTTNVSRAATQRYVQVGAVPAGQILYVPNGVDPATFRPDPRRRHETRAALKLGGAFTWLAVGRFEDAKDYPNLLRAFAQVQAGAPGAQLLLVGDGPTRPAAQAQVRDLGLNAHVQFLGLRGDVPALMNAADGYVLSSRWEGLPMVLLEALASGLPIVTTDVGGTRELVRPGGGLLVPPMDSGALARAMLHLMTLPAEQRARWSEQGLHLMQEEYAIDEVVRTWEGLYESRAGGHHA
- a CDS encoding sugar transferase, translating into MPSAARSPDPYRGKRLLDVLVAGTLLLLTWPVLLLIALAVRVQLGSPVLFRQVRPGFQGAPFTLLKFRTMRDLRDASGELLPDAARLSRFGQWLRATSLDELPELLNVLRGDMSLIGPRPLLLEYLPRYDREQARRHDVRPGLTGWAQVNGRHELSWEDRFTLDVWYVTHASLLLDLRIALRTATQISRRAGVRPAGHPDTTDFLGTAPHLSRQLVPAPSHQRTQP
- a CDS encoding NAD-dependent epimerase/dehydratase family protein yields the protein MSAEDLFRSHALVTGGAGFIGSHLVDRLLAEGWRVTVIDNFDPFYDPAIKRRNVAEHLNHPAYQLIPADLRTDPAELRRAIRGDVHVCVHLAALAGVRPSFARPTEYLDVNVVGTQNMLELARALGVRQFIFASSSSVYGTCPSVPWREDERNLHPISPYAASKLSGELLGQVCAHVYGIRFVALRFFTVYGPRQRPDLAIHAFARRMLNGQPINVFGNGHSRRDYTYVRDIVDGIVQAIEYDLELFKVINLGNNHTISLMDMIEVLEDVLGVRAHLRHLPEQFGDVPQTWADVEVARRLLGYAPRTQFYDGVQAFMTWLREDLALSPLPQPHSGSSA
- a CDS encoding glycosyltransferase; the protein is MPKLLMVTTIPETLESFLLPYALHFRQSGWQVDALAGGSFEPFPWRETHFHHTHQVTWSRSPLHAGNFLGTPGRIRQLVRREGYDIVHVHTPVAAFVTRMALGSLPRAQRPRVVYTAHGFHFHPKGRPLRNAAFVTLEWLAGHFTDDLVVMSEADEAAARAFGLVPRGHLHRMPGIGLDLQHYSAEPLPPAALVDARRGWGEGGRPYLLAVAEFIPRKRHADLLTAFARLGPEWPQLQLALAGRGALEADLRAQVQALGLTDRVHFLGFRRDIPALLQGAAAVVLTSEQEGLPRCLLEAMSAGTPIVATRIRGVVDLLEGQLGLMYDVGDVNALEAALRDVLRDPAAAQARAQAARAGMLRYDVQHLIQLHEHLYASAPATVRAGVRHA